One Lysobacter enzymogenes DNA segment encodes these proteins:
- a CDS encoding methylthioribulose 1-phosphate dehydratase, which yields MNSPLPYDPQRLAHCAGEIIVNVRELAQRGWTPATSSNFSRRIDGQHVAITVSGRDKGRLTEDDIMVVDLDGAPVATSHRPSAETLLHTQLYKRYPEIGCVLHTHSQTQTVASRLYAGQGHVHLEGYELLKAFAGTTTHDTELDLPVYPNTQDMPTLAAQVDATLDQQTLWGYLIDGHGLYAWGRDMGEARRHLEAFEFLLGCELELRRLRR from the coding sequence ATGAACAGCCCCCTGCCCTACGATCCGCAGCGCCTGGCGCATTGCGCCGGCGAGATCATCGTCAATGTGCGCGAGCTGGCCCAGCGCGGCTGGACCCCGGCCACCAGCAGCAACTTCTCGCGCCGCATCGACGGCCAGCACGTGGCCATCACCGTCTCCGGCCGCGACAAGGGCCGGCTGACCGAAGACGACATCATGGTCGTCGACCTCGACGGCGCCCCGGTCGCCACCAGCCACCGCCCGTCCGCCGAGACCCTGCTGCACACCCAGCTGTACAAGCGCTACCCCGAGATCGGCTGCGTCCTGCACACCCATTCGCAGACCCAGACCGTGGCCTCTCGCCTGTACGCCGGCCAGGGCCACGTGCACCTGGAAGGCTACGAGCTGCTCAAGGCCTTCGCCGGCACCACCACCCACGACACCGAGCTGGACCTGCCGGTCTATCCCAACACTCAGGACATGCCGACCCTGGCCGCCCAGGTCGACGCGACCCTGGACCAGCAGACCCTGTGGGGCTACCTGATCGACGGCCACGGCCTGTACGCCTGGGGCCGCGACATGGGCGAGGCCCGGCGACACCTGGAGGCGTTCGAATTCCTGCTGGGCTGCGAACTCGAACTGAGGAGGCTGCGCCGATGA